From Lujinxingia vulgaris, a single genomic window includes:
- a CDS encoding RrF2 family transcriptional regulator, whose product MKITALEEYGLRCMLRVAEQPPGESISAQAVADLEGMSLPYTQKILRTLSQGGLIDSRRGAQGGFLLAAPADEVSLGDVIRVLGGLFEVEEICERHTGELERCARGCGCSIRPVWSYISNFVIETLDGISLATLLADEASVRRHLSRQHLTHSERPSTQSSSH is encoded by the coding sequence ATGAAGATCACAGCGCTTGAAGAATACGGGCTGCGCTGCATGCTCCGGGTGGCCGAACAGCCTCCTGGCGAGTCGATCTCGGCGCAGGCTGTGGCCGACCTGGAGGGAATGTCGCTGCCTTACACCCAGAAGATTTTGCGCACCCTCTCCCAGGGCGGCCTTATCGACTCGCGCCGCGGCGCCCAGGGCGGCTTCCTGCTGGCCGCGCCCGCCGACGAGGTCAGCCTGGGCGATGTGATCCGCGTGCTCGGTGGCCTCTTTGAGGTCGAAGAGATCTGCGAGCGACACACCGGCGAGTTGGAGCGGTGTGCGCGAGGCTGCGGCTGCTCGATTCGACCGGTCTGGTCGTACATTTCCAACTTTGTCATTGAGACCCTCGACGGGATCTCGTTGGCCACGCTCCTGGCAGACGAAGCCAGCGTGCGTCGCCACCTGAGCCGTCAGCACCTTACGCACTCCGAGCGGCCTTCGACCCAGAGCTCTTCACACTGA